A genomic stretch from Enterobacter dykesii includes:
- a CDS encoding 23S rRNA (adenine(2030)-N(6))-methyltransferase RlmJ, whose amino-acid sequence MLSYRHSFHAGNHADVLKHTVQSLIIESLKEKEKPFLYLDTHAGAGRYQLSGEHAERTGEYLEGIARIWQQDDLPAELEPYIGVVNHFNRNGQLRYYPGSPLIARQLLREQDSIQLTELHPSDFPLLRSEFQKDSRARVEKADGYQQLKAKLPPVSRRGLVLIDPPYEIKTDYQAVVTGIHEGYKRFATGTYALWYPVVLRAQIKRMIKDLEATGIRKILQIELAVRPDSDQRGMTASGMIVINPPWKLEAQMNSVLPWLHKTLVPAGTGHATVSWIVPE is encoded by the coding sequence ATGCTCAGTTATCGCCACAGCTTTCACGCAGGCAACCACGCCGACGTCCTTAAACACACCGTTCAGAGCCTGATCATTGAATCGCTCAAAGAGAAAGAGAAGCCGTTTCTCTATCTGGACACGCACGCGGGCGCGGGCCGTTATCAGCTGAGCGGCGAGCATGCCGAGCGTACCGGTGAATATCTGGAAGGGATTGCCCGCATCTGGCAGCAGGACGACCTGCCTGCCGAGCTGGAGCCTTACATCGGCGTGGTGAACCACTTCAACCGCAACGGCCAGCTGCGCTACTACCCTGGCTCACCGCTGATTGCCCGCCAGCTGCTGCGCGAGCAGGACAGCATTCAGCTGACCGAGCTGCACCCGAGCGATTTCCCGCTGCTGCGTTCTGAATTCCAGAAAGACAGCCGCGCCCGCGTGGAAAAAGCCGACGGTTACCAGCAGCTGAAGGCCAAGCTGCCGCCGGTTTCTCGTCGCGGCCTGGTGCTGATCGACCCGCCGTACGAAATCAAAACCGACTATCAGGCGGTGGTAACCGGCATCCACGAAGGCTACAAACGCTTCGCCACCGGGACATACGCCCTGTGGTATCCGGTGGTGCTGCGCGCGCAGATCAAACGCATGATCAAAGACCTGGAAGCGACCGGCATCCGCAAAATCCTGCAGATCGAGCTGGCGGTACGACCTGACAGCGATCAGCGCGGCATGACCGCCTCCGGGATGATTGTGATCAACCCGCCGTGGAAGCTCGAAGCGCAGATGAACAGCGTGCTGCCGTGGCTGCATAAAACGCTGGTGCCCGCGGGGACAGGCCACGCCACCGTCAGTTGGATCGTGCCGGAGTAA
- the gorA gene encoding glutathione-disulfide reductase, with product MTKHYDYIAIGGGSGGIASINRAAMYGQKCALIEAKALGGTCVNVGCVPKKVMWHAAQIREAIHMYGPDYGFDTTINRFDWDKLIASRTAYIDRIHTSYDNVLGKNNVDVIHGFARFVDEKTIEVNGETITADHILIATGGRPSHPNIPGVEYGIDSDGFFELPALPKRVAVVGAGYIAVELAGVINGLGAEAHLFVRKHAPLRSFDPLIVDTLVEVMNTEGPTLHTNAVPKAVVKNADGSLTLELEDGRSQTVDCLIWAIGREPANDNFNLGVTGVKTDEKGYIVVDKFQNTSVPGIYAVGDNTGAVELTPVAVAAGRRLSERLFNNKPDEHLDYSNIPTVVFSHPPIGTVGLTEPQAREQYGDDQVKVYKSAFTAMYTAVTSHRQPCRMKLVCVGPEEKIVGIHGIGFGMDEILQGFAVALKMGATKKDFDNTVAIHPTAAEEFVTMR from the coding sequence ATGACTAAGCATTATGACTACATCGCAATCGGCGGCGGCAGCGGCGGCATCGCCTCCATCAACCGTGCGGCCATGTACGGCCAGAAGTGCGCGCTGATTGAAGCCAAAGCGCTGGGCGGCACCTGCGTGAACGTGGGTTGTGTACCGAAGAAAGTGATGTGGCATGCGGCGCAGATCCGTGAAGCTATCCATATGTATGGCCCGGACTACGGCTTTGACACCACCATCAACCGCTTCGACTGGGACAAACTGATCGCCAGCCGTACCGCCTACATCGACCGTATTCACACCTCGTACGACAACGTTCTGGGTAAAAATAACGTCGATGTTATCCACGGTTTCGCCCGCTTTGTGGACGAAAAAACGATCGAAGTGAACGGCGAGACGATCACCGCCGATCACATCCTGATCGCCACCGGCGGTCGTCCGAGCCACCCGAACATCCCGGGCGTGGAATACGGCATCGACTCCGACGGTTTCTTCGAGCTGCCTGCCCTGCCAAAACGCGTTGCCGTTGTTGGCGCGGGCTATATCGCGGTGGAACTGGCCGGCGTGATTAACGGCCTGGGCGCGGAAGCCCACCTGTTCGTACGTAAACACGCGCCGCTGCGCAGCTTTGACCCGCTGATTGTCGATACGCTGGTTGAAGTGATGAACACCGAAGGCCCGACCCTGCACACCAACGCCGTGCCAAAAGCGGTCGTGAAAAACGCGGACGGTAGCCTGACGCTTGAGCTGGAAGATGGCCGCAGCCAGACCGTCGATTGCCTGATCTGGGCGATTGGCCGTGAACCTGCGAACGATAACTTCAACCTGGGCGTGACTGGCGTGAAAACCGACGAAAAAGGCTATATCGTCGTCGATAAATTCCAGAACACCAGCGTTCCAGGCATTTATGCGGTTGGCGACAACACCGGCGCGGTTGAGCTGACGCCGGTCGCCGTTGCGGCGGGCCGTCGTCTCTCCGAGCGCCTGTTCAACAACAAGCCGGACGAGCATCTGGACTACAGCAACATTCCGACCGTGGTCTTCAGCCACCCGCCAATCGGCACCGTCGGCTTAACCGAGCCGCAGGCGCGCGAGCAGTATGGCGACGACCAGGTGAAAGTGTATAAATCGGCGTTTACCGCGATGTACACCGCCGTCACCTCGCACCGTCAGCCGTGCCGCATGAAGCTGGTCTGCGTGGGCCCGGAAGAGAAGATTGTCGGCATCCACGGCATCGGCTTCGGCATGGACGAGATCCTGCAGGGCTTCGCCGTGGCGCTGAAGATGGGCGCAACCAAGAAAGACTTCGACAACACGGTGGCCATCCACCCGACGGCCGCGGAAGAGTTTGTGACCATGCGTTAA
- a CDS encoding fimbrial protein codes for MKFIKLIVLFIIVTTVNFAIAGTTTATINILGRITAPPCTVDTDTINQTVFLGKTFVNELAAGSGSVWTPFTLTLSKCPVNWENATVTLTGNSASDNKYFANSGSAQGVVLQISDTGHTKSYGNGATITELIDVNRNVTFQLDARMFNPSGVVTAGDFNAVVEVDFTYQ; via the coding sequence ATGAAATTTATAAAATTAATAGTGCTTTTTATTATTGTAACTACAGTAAATTTTGCAATAGCAGGAACTACAACTGCAACGATTAATATCTTAGGAAGAATTACAGCTCCCCCATGTACTGTTGATACCGATACCATCAATCAGACAGTTTTCTTAGGTAAAACTTTTGTTAACGAATTGGCCGCAGGTTCTGGCAGTGTCTGGACTCCTTTTACACTAACTTTAAGTAAATGCCCGGTAAACTGGGAAAATGCCACTGTAACACTTACTGGTAATAGTGCCAGTGATAATAAATACTTTGCAAACAGCGGTAGCGCGCAAGGTGTAGTTTTGCAAATTAGCGATACAGGACATACCAAGAGCTACGGTAATGGTGCAACTATAACAGAGTTAATTGATGTAAACCGAAATGTTACTTTTCAACTTGATGCCAGAATGTTTAATCCGAGTGGGGTAGTCACTGCAGGAGACTTTAATGCAGTGGTGGAGGTAGATTTCACCTATCAGTAA
- a CDS encoding fimbrial protein, translating to MKRIFHFLFFLMLYTLSTHSWAAGCIDKTMNVTFTVPEITVPYGTSTGAKIWDSSYLTDSAGVNTTCGTSVFNSIADYGNDTGLTTAEGCHIYSTNVKGIGYVITFGPISARYCNEFAPPNSVSGSWPTFTNDREMALYITEKPESGTLYNGQYTHLKVEKTGDIIFNYLVSGGVIHATQCLLDNSNVQAKLGDISSNVFKGVGSASDSYDFKIGLTCDGHSNISITLNAEKSGETSDPTVIALTNTGANDTAKGIGVQILYNSQPIKLEESIPLISTEGGSQELLTFSARYYQTQEKIIPGEANSTATLDITYQ from the coding sequence ATGAAAAGAATCTTCCATTTTTTGTTTTTTTTAATGCTCTATACATTATCCACTCATAGTTGGGCTGCAGGATGTATAGACAAAACTATGAATGTAACTTTCACTGTCCCTGAAATTACGGTTCCTTATGGGACTTCAACAGGAGCAAAGATTTGGGATTCTTCATATTTAACTGATTCAGCCGGTGTAAATACTACTTGCGGCACGTCTGTATTTAACTCCATTGCAGATTACGGAAATGACACAGGATTAACAACCGCGGAAGGTTGTCACATATATTCTACAAATGTGAAAGGGATCGGATATGTGATAACATTCGGACCAATAAGCGCACGGTACTGTAACGAATTCGCACCGCCTAATTCTGTTAGTGGTTCCTGGCCCACTTTTACGAATGATAGGGAGATGGCTTTGTATATTACTGAAAAGCCTGAATCTGGCACGTTATATAATGGACAATATACTCATTTAAAAGTGGAAAAAACAGGTGATATAATTTTTAATTATCTTGTTAGTGGTGGGGTTATTCATGCTACTCAATGTTTATTGGATAATTCGAACGTGCAGGCAAAACTGGGCGATATATCTTCAAATGTATTCAAGGGAGTTGGTTCGGCCTCAGATTCATATGATTTTAAAATTGGTTTAACTTGCGATGGGCATTCAAACATTAGTATCACTTTGAATGCAGAAAAGAGTGGGGAAACTAGCGACCCTACCGTTATCGCGCTAACTAACACTGGCGCAAATGATACGGCTAAAGGGATAGGTGTACAAATATTATATAATTCTCAACCAATAAAACTTGAAGAATCTATTCCATTGATATCAACTGAAGGAGGCTCTCAAGAATTACTGACTTTCTCGGCTCGTTACTATCAAACACAAGAAAAAATCATTCCTGGTGAGGCAAACTCAACTGCTACCCTGGACATAACTTATCAGTAA
- a CDS encoding fimbria/pilus outer membrane usher protein — protein sequence MVAVLPSRFPRSALACLVTLLIPSLVYAGDSKAPELNESSDVYFNPALLSLGNPNQEHVDLSLYESGTQAPGKYRVDIFVNSENVDARDVDFRLNEESGKNRLIPCLSLKDLRSYGVKTYLFPSLGDTNTTCVNLNAIPDADSQFYFNSQKLVLRIPQAALIPKARGYVDSAQWDNGINALLLNYSFSGDSTHDHSGTGRNSNSQYANLRPGLNVGPWRFRNYSTWNHGSDGRSNFESVYTYAQRNIVTLKGQMTFGDSSSPSDVFDSVPFRGVQIASDDDMLPESLRGYAPVVRGIARTNAQVVIRQNGYEIYRSYVSPGAFEITDMYPTGGSGDLEVTIKEADGSEQHILVPFASLPVLQREGRLKYSTTTGQYRSYDSAVNKTPFFQGTAIYGMPKGVTIYGGLQGAEHYSSMSMGLGKNMGDVGALSVDVTLADAKLKSSESPQGTSMRIRYNKNITQTGTNFAIAGYRYSTSGYYTMGETLDSWRNDDSNASSNVGRARNREELTMTQTIGESMGSLSLSAIHEAYWDTRQSTESYSTGYNNSWKGISYSINYSYSRNGTSSGNNDGSKVYDKDQIVSLNINVPFSNFLLGHNMNVSYGMTGTKGVGTSHTVGLNGTLLEDNNLSWNMQKGYSTSDTGTTGNLNVDYRGTYGEMNGGYSYDPDNSRVNYGISGGMILHRDGLTLSQPLGETISLVKAPGASGVKIHGQTGVKTDFRGYAVVPYETAFRKNDVGLDTEYLGDDIDLVQTNKTVIPTRGAIVRAEFEARIGSRALITLRLKDGKYVPFGATVTANDSTQDVEFIVGEEGQVYVSGLKKQGVLLASWGASTSKKCTVKYFMPDSTEKSSLINMNSECIQ from the coding sequence ATGGTTGCAGTATTACCTTCTCGCTTTCCTCGCTCAGCTTTAGCATGCCTGGTAACTTTATTGATACCATCGCTGGTATATGCTGGAGACAGTAAAGCGCCGGAATTGAACGAAAGCAGCGATGTATATTTTAATCCAGCCCTTTTATCTTTGGGGAATCCGAATCAGGAACATGTTGATTTATCTCTTTATGAAAGTGGGACACAAGCGCCTGGAAAATACAGGGTTGATATTTTTGTCAACAGCGAAAATGTAGATGCTCGTGATGTGGATTTTCGTCTTAATGAAGAGTCAGGAAAAAATCGGCTAATTCCATGTCTCAGTCTGAAAGATTTGCGTAGTTATGGCGTAAAAACGTATCTGTTCCCGTCGCTTGGAGATACAAACACGACATGTGTTAATTTGAATGCCATTCCAGATGCTGATAGCCAATTTTATTTTAATAGCCAGAAATTAGTTCTACGTATTCCCCAGGCGGCACTGATACCTAAGGCTCGTGGGTATGTTGACTCTGCGCAATGGGATAATGGAATAAATGCTCTTTTACTGAACTATAGCTTTTCAGGGGATAGTACCCATGACCATTCCGGTACAGGACGGAACAGCAATAGCCAGTATGCTAATTTGCGACCTGGTCTAAACGTCGGGCCGTGGCGTTTTCGAAATTATTCCACATGGAACCATGGAAGTGATGGTCGAAGTAATTTTGAAAGTGTCTATACCTATGCCCAGCGCAATATCGTGACACTTAAAGGGCAAATGACCTTTGGCGATAGCTCGTCTCCTTCAGACGTGTTTGACAGTGTGCCGTTTCGTGGGGTTCAGATCGCATCTGATGATGACATGTTGCCTGAAAGTTTACGTGGATATGCACCTGTGGTACGCGGAATTGCCCGGACGAATGCACAAGTAGTTATTCGTCAAAATGGTTATGAGATTTACCGAAGTTATGTTTCTCCGGGAGCTTTTGAAATTACCGATATGTATCCGACAGGCGGCTCCGGCGATCTCGAGGTAACAATCAAAGAAGCAGATGGTTCTGAGCAGCATATTTTGGTGCCGTTTGCTTCATTGCCGGTGTTACAGCGTGAAGGACGATTAAAATACAGTACAACCACAGGACAATATCGCTCCTATGACAGCGCTGTAAATAAAACACCTTTTTTTCAAGGCACTGCTATATACGGTATGCCCAAAGGGGTAACTATTTATGGCGGGTTACAGGGCGCAGAGCACTATAGCAGCATGTCTATGGGGCTGGGTAAGAACATGGGAGATGTTGGCGCATTGTCAGTAGATGTAACCCTGGCAGACGCTAAGTTGAAAAGTTCTGAATCTCCTCAGGGGACGTCGATGCGTATTCGCTACAATAAAAACATTACACAAACAGGGACGAATTTTGCAATAGCGGGTTATCGATATTCCACAAGTGGGTACTACACGATGGGGGAAACCCTTGATTCTTGGCGAAATGATGACAGCAACGCCAGCAGCAACGTTGGCAGGGCTCGCAATCGTGAAGAGCTGACAATGACGCAAACAATCGGTGAAAGTATGGGTAGTCTGTCGCTATCAGCTATCCATGAAGCTTACTGGGACACCCGGCAAAGCACAGAATCATACTCAACCGGGTATAATAATTCATGGAAAGGTATTAGCTATAGCATCAATTACTCATACAGCCGAAATGGCACATCCAGCGGAAATAACGATGGTAGCAAAGTTTATGATAAAGATCAGATTGTGTCCTTAAATATTAACGTTCCGTTCAGCAATTTTCTTTTAGGTCATAATATGAATGTCAGCTATGGCATGACGGGTACTAAAGGCGTTGGTACCAGCCACACGGTGGGTCTTAACGGTACGTTGCTTGAGGACAATAATCTAAGCTGGAACATGCAGAAAGGATATTCAACATCTGATACGGGTACTACCGGGAATCTAAATGTCGATTATCGTGGCACTTATGGCGAAATGAACGGCGGTTACAGTTATGATCCTGATAATAGCCGCGTAAATTACGGTATATCAGGTGGGATGATCTTACATAGAGATGGTCTGACATTAAGCCAACCATTGGGTGAAACTATCTCCTTGGTAAAAGCCCCTGGGGCGTCCGGAGTTAAAATACACGGACAAACCGGCGTGAAGACAGACTTCCGGGGTTACGCAGTTGTCCCATATGAAACAGCGTTCCGCAAGAATGATGTTGGTCTTGATACTGAGTATCTTGGTGATGACATCGACTTAGTTCAGACCAATAAGACGGTAATTCCAACCCGTGGCGCAATTGTACGGGCTGAATTTGAAGCTCGTATAGGTTCACGAGCTTTAATAACGCTCAGATTAAAGGATGGAAAATATGTTCCTTTTGGTGCAACGGTAACTGCTAATGACAGCACACAAGATGTAGAATTTATCGTAGGTGAGGAAGGGCAAGTATATGTTAGTGGTTTGAAAAAACAGGGTGTACTACTGGCAAGTTGGGGAGCAAGTACCAGTAAAAAATGCACGGTTAAATATTTTATGCCAGATAGCACTGAGAAAAGTTCTTTGATAAACATGAATAGCGAATGTATCCAATGA
- a CDS encoding fimbrial biogenesis chaperone — MNIIRSILLLGSMFVISNVNAGIIVGGTRVVYDGAKKESSLSVNNPDKIPYLIQTWIENNDSSSSKAPFIVTPPLFRLDGEQQNLLRIIRSGNLPEDQESLFWLNVKAIPAGKRAGNTLQIAVRTRIKLIYRPSSLKDNSPEDQADRLVWSRSGNQLKVKNPTAYYMNFNDISVDGKKLKNVAYVAPGATSYFPLSSGGSAVTWKIISDYGAIGPEHHTTF; from the coding sequence ATGAATATTATACGAAGCATATTATTGTTAGGTTCGATGTTTGTTATATCAAATGTAAATGCCGGCATCATAGTTGGCGGTACCCGCGTGGTTTATGATGGCGCGAAGAAAGAATCCTCCTTGAGTGTCAATAATCCCGATAAAATTCCATATCTGATTCAGACGTGGATCGAAAACAACGATAGTAGTTCATCAAAAGCACCTTTTATTGTAACACCACCCCTATTCCGTCTTGATGGTGAACAACAAAATCTTCTGCGTATAATTCGCTCTGGAAATCTTCCGGAAGATCAAGAGTCTCTTTTCTGGTTGAATGTTAAAGCTATTCCTGCCGGTAAAAGAGCGGGAAACACACTTCAAATTGCTGTTCGCACGCGTATCAAATTAATTTACCGACCATCTTCGCTGAAAGATAATTCACCTGAGGATCAGGCCGACAGGCTAGTCTGGTCGCGTAGTGGTAATCAGTTAAAGGTTAAAAATCCAACTGCATACTATATGAATTTCAATGATATCTCTGTAGATGGTAAAAAATTAAAGAATGTGGCCTACGTTGCGCCGGGAGCAACTTCTTATTTCCCTCTCTCTTCAGGAGGAAGCGCAGTGACATGGAAAATAATCAGTGACTACGGTGCCATAGGCCCAGAACATCATACAACTTTCTGA
- a CDS encoding fimbrial protein: MEFKKYSKLALFGLLTCAFLNANVNASDGSINFTGTVLDAACTVDVGASSALAVDLGSVQKSAFTAVGSTASATKFTLKVSKCPSTITKASVKFEGISYDGDESVLALTTGTGVATGIGIQLLDSASTVVPLETPSSSYTLATDVSNELDFYARYIQKAATVAAGKADAAVNFTIVYP; the protein is encoded by the coding sequence ATGGAATTTAAAAAATATTCGAAATTAGCATTGTTTGGACTTCTTACGTGTGCATTTCTAAATGCGAACGTAAATGCATCAGATGGTTCAATTAATTTTACTGGCACAGTTCTTGACGCGGCATGTACTGTCGATGTTGGTGCTAGCAGTGCATTAGCTGTGGATCTTGGCTCTGTACAGAAATCTGCTTTTACCGCTGTAGGCTCAACGGCAAGTGCTACGAAATTTACGTTAAAAGTTTCTAAATGTCCTTCGACCATAACGAAAGCAAGTGTGAAGTTTGAAGGGATTTCTTATGACGGGGATGAATCTGTACTTGCTTTGACTACTGGTACAGGTGTCGCTACAGGGATCGGTATTCAATTATTGGATTCTGCGAGTACAGTCGTTCCGCTTGAAACTCCATCAAGCTCTTATACCCTGGCTACTGATGTCTCTAACGAACTCGATTTCTATGCTCGTTATATTCAGAAAGCAGCTACCGTTGCAGCTGGTAAAGCAGATGCTGCTGTCAACTTCACAATCGTTTATCCATAA
- a CDS encoding alpha,alpha-trehalase encodes MFNQKLQATENIEFEIAEELRYETDPCELKLDEMIEAEPEPEMIEGLPASDALTPADRYLELFEHVQSTRLFADSKTFPDCAPKMDPLDILIRYRKVRRHRDFDLRQFVENHFWMPETYGTEYVSDPGLSLKEHIDNLWPVLTREPQDHIPWSSLLALPQAYIVPGGRFSETYYWDSYFSMLGLAESGRNDLLKCMADNFAWLIERYGHIPNGNRTYYLSRSQPPVFALMVELFEEDGVRGAKRYLDHLKMEYAFWMDGAESLLLNQAYRSAVRMPDGSLLNRYWDDRDTPRDESWIEDVETARHSGRPPNEVYRDLRAGAASGWDYSSRWLRDPSRLASIRTTQFIPIDLNAFLFKLESAIANISASKGDKETAETFRQKANDRRAAVNRYLWDEESGCYRDYDWRREELALFSAASIVPLYVGMATHEQAERLSDAVKARLLTPGGILATEYETSEQWDKPNGWAPLQWMAIQGFKQYGNDSLGDEIAWSWLHTVNHFYKTHHKLIEKYHIASSTPREGGGGEYPLQDGFGWTNGVVRRLIGLYGEP; translated from the coding sequence ATGTTCAACCAGAAACTACAGGCTACCGAGAACATCGAGTTCGAGATTGCAGAAGAGCTGCGCTACGAGACCGATCCCTGCGAGTTGAAACTGGATGAAATGATTGAGGCGGAGCCGGAACCCGAAATGATCGAGGGGCTACCCGCCTCCGATGCGTTGACGCCCGCAGACCGCTATCTTGAACTGTTCGAGCACGTGCAGTCGACGCGGCTGTTTGCGGACAGTAAAACCTTTCCCGACTGCGCGCCAAAGATGGATCCGCTGGATATCCTGATCCGCTACCGCAAGGTCAGACGCCACCGGGATTTCGACCTGCGCCAGTTTGTGGAGAACCACTTCTGGATGCCGGAAACGTACGGCACAGAATATGTCTCCGACCCGGGACTCTCCCTGAAAGAGCATATTGATAACCTGTGGCCGGTGCTGACGCGCGAGCCGCAGGATCACATTCCCTGGTCTTCCCTGCTGGCACTGCCGCAGGCCTATATCGTCCCCGGCGGGCGATTCAGCGAGACCTACTACTGGGATTCCTATTTCTCCATGCTGGGGCTGGCAGAGAGCGGCCGTAACGATCTGCTCAAGTGTATGGCGGACAACTTCGCCTGGCTGATTGAACGCTACGGACATATCCCCAACGGCAATCGCACCTATTATCTCAGCCGCTCACAGCCGCCGGTCTTTGCCCTGATGGTGGAGCTGTTCGAGGAGGACGGCGTGCGCGGGGCGAAACGCTATCTGGACCACCTCAAAATGGAGTACGCCTTCTGGATGGACGGCGCGGAGTCGCTGCTGCTTAATCAGGCTTACCGCAGCGCCGTGCGCATGCCGGACGGTTCACTGCTCAACCGCTACTGGGACGACCGTGATACCCCGCGCGACGAATCGTGGATTGAGGACGTGGAAACCGCCCGCCACTCGGGTCGTCCGCCCAATGAGGTGTATCGCGACCTGCGTGCGGGGGCGGCGTCCGGCTGGGATTATTCGTCCCGCTGGCTGCGCGATCCGTCGCGGCTCGCCAGCATCCGCACGACGCAGTTTATCCCCATCGATCTGAACGCCTTCCTGTTCAAGCTGGAAAGCGCTATCGCCAACATCTCGGCGTCGAAAGGGGATAAAGAGACGGCAGAAACGTTCCGCCAGAAAGCCAACGACCGCCGCGCGGCGGTGAACCGCTATCTGTGGGATGAGGAGAGCGGCTGTTACCGCGATTACGACTGGCGACGCGAAGAGCTGGCGCTGTTTTCTGCCGCCAGCATTGTGCCGCTGTATGTTGGAATGGCGACGCACGAGCAGGCAGAACGTTTGTCGGATGCGGTCAAGGCGCGTCTGCTGACGCCGGGCGGAATTCTGGCGACCGAGTACGAAACCAGCGAGCAGTGGGATAAACCCAACGGCTGGGCACCGCTGCAGTGGATGGCGATTCAGGGGTTCAAGCAGTACGGCAACGACTCGCTGGGCGATGAGATCGCCTGGAGCTGGCTGCATACGGTGAACCATTTTTATAAGACGCATCACAAGCTGATTGAGAAGTACCACATCGCCAGCAGTACACCGCGCGAAGGTGGCGGGGGTGAGTATCCGCTGCAGGACGGTTTCGGCTGGACGAACGGCGTGGTGCGGCGGCTGATTGGGCTATATGGGGAACCTTAA
- a CDS encoding STY4199 family HEPN domain-containing protein, whose translation MTLSTSHHIREQFEHCLAVIRLASVEILLLLNVHASEGKDPRWFLEQLDSARLAQGGWGAVAKKLNLNDAEMSEFTLQLRLLQQRVPQYESGQDVSENQLIAAMRFVTALEHLRLQQPLLTYSTDLAPGNELQQQQAHKQVRAIELMIKGLIQQAWPDQVRLNNHLKTLFNADRVRRWLKLGEINDVLSGMMFSELAQMLVDKKEFSRYYASLFSDPSMLTLLVEPRKTLQTFLDDIRQIRNNITVQKTLSSAQIQLLDNYYTQIARPVQRAFEEGRTPVNPAGFMAVDASELHTFWEKAQKMDRVTGGDLFEVRDTIEKPTQRAPRTPEQREQLISGALWGAVGVMVIAIVAGGFWLVTSSKPQPATVSAAEAAPPQEMRETPSSRETLTRMGVTWDENNFRSAINRNDTRVTQLFLQGGMDWKLSWTEEAMSAGYDDVLELMLRYRQNMVEEKPCRRFINTLSHAMSNGESLTSVRKEYLKAFCTVPAVVKRQQHDLDMATRRAQSQPDATTKKWQSIQTAIYEVIR comes from the coding sequence ATGACTCTCAGCACATCACATCATATTCGCGAACAGTTTGAACACTGTCTGGCGGTCATTCGCCTTGCGTCGGTGGAAATTTTACTCCTTCTGAATGTACATGCTTCTGAGGGCAAAGATCCACGCTGGTTCCTGGAACAACTCGACAGCGCGCGATTAGCTCAGGGCGGCTGGGGAGCCGTTGCGAAAAAACTCAACCTTAATGATGCCGAGATGTCGGAATTTACGCTCCAGCTACGCCTGCTGCAGCAGCGCGTTCCGCAGTATGAAAGCGGACAGGATGTGAGTGAAAACCAGCTTATTGCGGCGATGCGGTTTGTGACCGCGCTGGAACATCTTCGCCTGCAGCAGCCGCTGTTGACCTACAGCACGGACCTGGCGCCGGGAAACGAACTCCAGCAGCAGCAGGCGCACAAGCAGGTACGCGCGATTGAGCTGATGATTAAAGGGCTCATCCAGCAGGCCTGGCCCGATCAGGTGCGGCTGAACAACCATCTGAAGACCCTGTTTAACGCTGACCGCGTGCGGCGCTGGCTGAAGCTTGGCGAGATCAATGATGTCCTCAGCGGCATGATGTTCAGTGAACTGGCGCAGATGCTGGTGGATAAAAAAGAGTTCAGCCGCTATTACGCTTCGCTGTTCAGCGACCCGTCGATGCTGACGCTGCTGGTTGAACCGCGCAAAACGCTGCAAACCTTCCTCGATGACATTCGGCAAATCCGCAACAACATCACCGTTCAGAAAACGTTAAGCTCGGCGCAAATCCAGCTGCTGGATAACTACTACACGCAGATCGCGCGGCCCGTGCAACGGGCGTTTGAAGAGGGGAGAACGCCCGTCAATCCGGCCGGATTCATGGCGGTAGATGCCAGCGAATTGCATACCTTCTGGGAAAAGGCGCAGAAAATGGATCGGGTCACCGGTGGGGATCTGTTTGAAGTCCGGGACACCATTGAAAAGCCTACCCAGCGCGCGCCGCGTACGCCCGAACAACGCGAGCAGCTCATTTCCGGTGCGCTATGGGGGGCGGTTGGCGTTATGGTGATTGCCATCGTGGCGGGGGGCTTCTGGCTGGTAACCAGCAGCAAGCCGCAGCCAGCGACCGTCAGCGCGGCTGAAGCGGCTCCTCCGCAGGAAATGCGCGAGACGCCTTCTTCGCGCGAAACGCTCACGCGCATGGGGGTCACCTGGGACGAGAATAATTTCCGCTCGGCCATTAACCGCAACGATACCCGCGTGACCCAGCTCTTTTTGCAGGGCGGTATGGACTGGAAGCTCTCCTGGACCGAAGAGGCGATGTCTGCAGGCTATGACGATGTGCTGGAGCTGATGTTACGCTACCGGCAGAACATGGTGGAAGAGAAGCCGTGTCGTCGCTTCATCAACACGCTCAGCCACGCCATGTCGAACGGCGAGTCTCTGACCTCGGTTCGTAAAGAGTATCTCAAAGCTTTCTGCACCGTGCCTGCCGTGGTGAAACGCCAGCAGCACGATCTCGACATGGCCACACGCCGCGCGCAGTCGCAGCCGGATGCCACTACGAAAAAATGGCAGTCCATTCAGACTGCCATTTATGAGGTGATTCGCTGA